A genomic region of Rhodohalobacter sp. 614A contains the following coding sequences:
- the lon gene encoding endopeptidase La translates to MFEHKNRFQTAFEDQNEGFDDFEQAIPLMSEEEERKLTESEIPDSLPILPLKNTVLFPGVVVPITVGRDRSLALVKEAYENDKTIGVVAQKDESVEDPDPQDLFQYGTVAQILKLIKMPDGSKSIVIQGKSVFHIEEFTQTDPFFKADVEPVQQNMDVSGIERDASMRSIKETASKIVNLSPNIPSEASIAINNISSPTFLLNFISSNLQVSLDEKQDLLEIKTFSERLDKVMEHLNKELQVLNLSEEIRSKVKTDIDDQQRDFYLRQQMKAIQEALGEDSEQQDIAKLRERLESKVDVPEEVIEAAEKEIQRLEMTPNSSPNYGIIHSYVEWILDLPWGEYSDDKLDLKHARKILDEDHYGLEKVKKRIIEYLAVLKLKKDMKAPILCFYGPPGVGKTSLGKSIARAMNRQFERFSLGGIHDEAEIRGHRRTYIGALPGRILRAMKKAGKGNPVMMLDEIDKVGSDFRGDPTSALLEVLDPEQNDSFTDNYLELEYDLSKVMFIATANSLDTIPAPLRDRMEIINISGYTLEEKVEIARKYLIPKQILENGLSKKQIKISKAAIEKIIDEYTRESGVRNLERQIAAVCRNVAAQIASDDIDEKSVGVNDIQEILGKQKFFSEVAERTTVPGVSTGLAWTPYGGDILFIEASVSKGSGKLHITGQLGDVMKESAMLAISYLKAHADKLNIPEDAFKYWDLHIHVPQGAVPKDGPSAGISIFSAVSSIFTQRKVKGSLAMTGEITLRGLVLPVGGIKEKVLAAKRSGIKKVVLPKKNEKDVDEIESDVLGGLEVQYIERMDPILDIVLEEKPVTDPQKRFKVSDEHKSHNGASGRTKDTSAESLVME, encoded by the coding sequence ATGTTTGAACATAAAAACAGATTTCAGACGGCATTTGAAGATCAAAATGAAGGATTTGATGATTTTGAACAAGCAATTCCTCTGATGAGCGAAGAAGAGGAAAGAAAACTTACGGAATCAGAAATTCCGGATAGTTTGCCTATTCTTCCCCTTAAAAATACCGTCTTATTTCCGGGTGTTGTCGTTCCAATCACCGTAGGAAGAGACCGTTCTCTTGCTCTTGTTAAAGAAGCCTATGAAAACGACAAAACCATTGGTGTAGTAGCTCAGAAAGATGAGTCTGTTGAAGATCCGGATCCCCAAGACCTCTTTCAATATGGTACTGTAGCCCAAATTTTAAAACTTATCAAAATGCCTGATGGCAGCAAGAGTATTGTCATCCAGGGAAAAAGTGTTTTCCACATTGAGGAATTCACGCAAACCGATCCATTCTTTAAAGCCGATGTAGAACCCGTTCAACAAAACATGGATGTTTCAGGAATTGAGCGGGATGCATCCATGCGATCCATTAAAGAGACGGCTTCTAAAATTGTGAATTTATCTCCGAATATTCCTTCGGAGGCATCTATCGCAATTAATAATATTTCCAGCCCTACCTTTTTATTGAACTTTATTTCTTCGAACCTCCAGGTATCTCTTGATGAGAAACAGGATTTGCTTGAAATCAAGACCTTTTCAGAACGGCTGGATAAGGTAATGGAGCACCTGAATAAAGAGCTTCAGGTTTTAAATCTTAGTGAAGAAATCCGTTCGAAAGTTAAAACGGATATTGACGATCAACAGCGGGATTTCTATCTCCGCCAACAGATGAAGGCAATACAGGAAGCACTTGGCGAAGATAGCGAACAGCAAGATATTGCTAAACTTCGTGAACGTCTTGAAAGTAAAGTTGATGTGCCAGAGGAAGTTATAGAAGCCGCAGAAAAAGAAATTCAGCGGCTTGAAATGACACCAAATTCATCTCCGAATTACGGAATTATTCACAGCTATGTAGAGTGGATTCTGGATCTTCCGTGGGGCGAATATTCCGATGATAAGCTGGACCTCAAACATGCCCGGAAAATTCTTGATGAAGATCATTACGGACTCGAAAAAGTTAAAAAACGAATCATTGAATATCTGGCCGTATTAAAGCTGAAAAAAGATATGAAGGCGCCAATCCTTTGTTTCTATGGCCCTCCCGGCGTTGGAAAAACATCGTTGGGTAAGTCTATTGCCAGAGCCATGAACAGGCAGTTTGAACGCTTTAGTCTCGGTGGTATTCATGATGAAGCTGAAATTCGTGGACACAGAAGAACCTATATTGGCGCACTTCCGGGACGAATTCTCCGTGCAATGAAAAAAGCCGGAAAAGGAAATCCGGTCATGATGCTGGACGAGATTGATAAAGTAGGATCTGATTTTCGGGGTGATCCGACCTCTGCCCTGCTTGAAGTTCTTGATCCCGAACAAAATGACTCGTTCACAGATAATTATCTTGAACTGGAATACGATCTCTCCAAAGTCATGTTTATCGCAACAGCGAACTCACTGGATACTATTCCAGCGCCCCTTCGTGACAGAATGGAGATTATCAACATCAGTGGATACACCTTGGAAGAGAAAGTTGAAATTGCGCGTAAGTATCTCATTCCGAAACAAATTCTAGAAAATGGTTTGTCTAAAAAACAGATCAAAATTTCTAAAGCTGCTATCGAAAAAATTATTGATGAGTACACACGGGAATCCGGTGTAAGGAATCTGGAACGTCAAATAGCTGCCGTATGCAGAAATGTGGCTGCACAAATCGCCAGTGATGACATCGACGAAAAAAGTGTTGGAGTGAATGACATCCAGGAAATACTTGGCAAGCAGAAATTCTTCTCAGAAGTGGCCGAGCGAACCACTGTTCCTGGTGTATCCACCGGACTTGCATGGACTCCTTACGGAGGTGACATTCTCTTTATTGAGGCAAGTGTTAGCAAAGGCAGTGGCAAACTTCATATCACTGGACAGCTTGGCGATGTAATGAAGGAATCTGCCATGCTTGCTATTTCATATTTAAAAGCTCACGCCGATAAATTAAATATCCCCGAGGATGCTTTTAAATATTGGGATCTTCATATCCACGTGCCGCAAGGGGCCGTTCCTAAAGATGGGCCATCCGCCGGAATCAGTATTTTTTCAGCAGTTTCATCCATCTTTACTCAAAGAAAAGTAAAAGGCTCTCTTGCTATGACGGGTGAAATCACCCTTCGTGGATTGGTTCTGCCGGTTGGAGGTATCAAAGAAAAAGTGCTTGCCGCAAAACGTTCAGGCATTAAAAAAGTAGTGTTGCCTAAGAAGAATGAGAAAGATGTCGATGAAATTGAGTCGGATGTATTGGGTGGTCTTGAGGTTCAATATATAGAACGGATGGATCCCATTCTCGACATTGTACTTGAAGAAAAACCTGTTACCGACCCTCAAAAGCGATTTAAAGTTTCCGATGAACATAAATCGCACAATGGGGCGTCCGGCAGGACAAAAGATACCAGTGCTGAAAGCTTGGTAATGGAGTAA
- a CDS encoding DUF5723 family protein codes for MIFALAIPRTSQAQISFTTESMALGGGGTAYLTGFEALFVNPANLYIQEKNYRFQISVLQGGLYYDTLLPIPNSLDRYNHFTDQFTIFDAQSDVKTLESDDYESLLNRNYSSLNKTKREFLTEYDFYWFGLKWVRPKRSYALSLRTRFGSRYELGKGLFANIPVEKNNSMIVDRSFSQKTHILHEFSFGYAESFTYLNGLLPQLSEFIIGIAPKIVLAGSTFEADYTNWYEMDSESSLWNQKTAYTQQTSGILSGYGEHYFNNGSLPSQSEHSFNDLYKPAGIGIGLDIGVTYLITFGDDLSVLRQQNEPTEKSLRLSLSITDLGAVYQYKSPYQYTSETAEAFTSELESPSETVFTGAPNEHYLFLSQFDDFTNLTADSHNADPFDLLLPTSIQAGALFQYQAVKVVGDFSYSLSDTPFNHKGLASYIGVELRPVPYIPIRGGTRFAPEMSGYYSFGTGIETNHFDVNMSVLLKSRKIGPTQEILGFSLLGLKFYFQ; via the coding sequence ATGATTTTTGCGTTAGCGATTCCCAGAACTTCGCAGGCACAAATATCATTCACTACCGAAAGTATGGCGCTCGGCGGAGGTGGAACGGCCTATTTAACAGGGTTTGAAGCACTCTTTGTTAATCCGGCAAATCTCTACATCCAGGAAAAAAATTATCGATTTCAGATTTCGGTACTTCAGGGAGGGCTCTATTACGATACACTTCTTCCGATTCCAAACAGCTTGGACCGGTACAATCATTTTACCGATCAATTCACGATTTTTGATGCTCAGTCGGACGTTAAAACACTGGAAAGTGATGACTATGAATCACTCCTCAACCGAAACTATTCCAGTCTCAACAAGACAAAAAGAGAGTTCTTAACGGAGTATGATTTTTATTGGTTTGGCCTGAAATGGGTACGCCCAAAACGAAGTTATGCCCTATCTCTTCGAACACGATTCGGCAGCAGGTACGAACTCGGCAAAGGCCTGTTTGCCAATATACCTGTAGAAAAAAACAACAGTATGATTGTAGATCGGTCCTTCAGCCAGAAAACACACATTTTGCATGAGTTCTCCTTTGGGTATGCTGAATCGTTTACGTACTTAAACGGACTGCTTCCCCAACTTTCGGAATTTATCATTGGTATTGCCCCAAAAATTGTACTGGCCGGATCAACTTTTGAAGCAGATTACACAAATTGGTATGAGATGGATTCCGAATCATCACTTTGGAATCAAAAGACTGCCTATACCCAGCAAACTTCCGGAATTTTAAGCGGATACGGTGAACACTATTTTAATAATGGCAGCCTGCCATCACAATCCGAACATTCATTCAATGATCTTTATAAACCCGCAGGGATCGGAATAGGACTTGATATCGGCGTCACTTATCTGATTACATTTGGTGACGACCTTTCTGTATTACGCCAACAAAATGAACCCACAGAAAAGTCGCTTCGGCTAAGCCTTTCAATAACAGATCTTGGAGCTGTTTATCAATATAAATCACCTTATCAATATACCTCTGAAACGGCCGAGGCTTTTACATCTGAATTGGAATCGCCATCAGAAACCGTTTTCACGGGCGCACCTAATGAACATTACCTGTTTTTGTCTCAATTTGATGATTTCACAAACTTAACCGCTGATTCGCATAACGCAGACCCGTTCGACCTCCTCCTCCCTACCAGCATACAGGCAGGAGCACTATTTCAGTACCAGGCAGTTAAAGTAGTAGGAGACTTTAGCTATTCCCTGTCCGATACTCCATTCAACCATAAAGGGTTAGCAAGCTACATTGGTGTGGAGTTGCGTCCTGTACCTTATATTCCCATCCGGGGTGGAACGCGATTTGCCCCGGAAATGAGTGGTTATTACAGTTTTGGAACGGGTATTGAAACAAATCATTTCGATGTGAATATGTCTGTATTACTGAAAAGCCGTAAAATCGGACCCACACAGGAGATTTTAGGTTTTTCCTTATTGGGACTGAAATTTTATTTCCAGTAA
- a CDS encoding ATP-dependent helicase translates to MQKFTLQPESSGRKSPPDFLKELNEQQRQAASHTHGPLLIVAGAGSGKTRVLTYRIAYLLQQHHALPQQILALTFTNKAAREMQERIQNLIGDKAKGLWMGTFHSIFSKILRFEAEKIGFSANFSIYDTSDSENAIKLIMKELNYDPREIKPRTIHRKISDAKNQLILPDTYKSRFVNSTLDDITARIYEIYHIRLEQTNAMDFDDLLIRPIQLFQEHPDVLEKYQDRFKHILIDEYQDTNHAQYKVTKMLAEKYENICVVGDDAQSIYSFRGADITNILNFKSDYEDAIEVPLEQNYRSTKYILQCADSIIKRNEKQLEKTLWTDNAEGDTITLLENFDERDEANRVVNHINNLKLRHGYQNNHFAILYRTNYQSRIFEESLRRKGIAYQLVGGLSFYQRKEIKDVLSYLTLLVNPEDEQALLRIINEPSRGIGNKTLNDILKKARNERRKIWNIIQNVEEADLYKPAKVKIGEFVEMINNLRRELETGTSILEVTKKILEQSGYMKALVEENSAQSLSRRDNVLELQNAIAYYQQNNGNPNLASFLQEISLITDTDKYDEDKPAVTLMTVHASKGLEFPAVFIVGLEENLFPMGAREGEEANIEEERRLFYVAITRAEKHLFFSHSKMRYRFGEEQRQARSRFLDEVDPGIVRTESGATIKQKNRDDFSPNNSSSSDQKIEYDWKQPLQSKNSSSSTSDYQYEYDDDPFHAGAHVMHPTFGPGKIIRRSGTGKDSRVVVFFKNRGQKTLMLRAAKLQVLNH, encoded by the coding sequence ATGCAGAAATTTACGCTACAGCCGGAATCATCAGGGCGAAAATCACCACCGGATTTTCTTAAAGAATTAAACGAACAACAAAGACAAGCTGCATCGCATACGCATGGGCCGCTTCTGATCGTAGCCGGTGCCGGCAGCGGGAAAACAAGAGTTCTCACCTATCGCATAGCGTACCTTCTGCAACAGCATCACGCGTTACCTCAACAGATTCTGGCCCTTACGTTTACAAACAAGGCCGCACGGGAAATGCAGGAACGAATTCAGAACCTGATCGGTGACAAGGCCAAAGGTCTGTGGATGGGAACTTTCCACTCTATTTTCTCAAAAATTCTTCGGTTTGAGGCGGAAAAAATCGGGTTCTCTGCCAACTTTTCGATCTATGATACCAGTGATTCGGAGAATGCCATCAAACTGATCATGAAAGAACTGAATTATGATCCCAGGGAAATCAAACCGAGAACCATTCACCGTAAAATCAGCGATGCCAAAAATCAATTAATCCTGCCGGATACTTATAAATCTCGATTTGTAAACAGTACACTGGATGACATTACTGCCCGAATTTATGAGATCTATCATATTCGATTGGAGCAGACGAACGCCATGGATTTTGACGATCTGCTGATCCGCCCGATTCAGCTTTTTCAGGAACATCCGGATGTGCTGGAGAAATATCAGGATCGGTTCAAACATATTCTTATTGACGAGTACCAGGATACCAATCACGCCCAGTATAAAGTCACAAAAATGCTGGCTGAGAAGTATGAAAATATTTGTGTGGTGGGCGATGATGCCCAGAGTATTTATTCGTTTCGCGGGGCCGATATCACGAATATTCTGAACTTCAAAAGTGATTATGAAGATGCGATTGAGGTTCCGCTGGAACAAAATTACCGCTCTACAAAATACATCCTTCAGTGCGCAGATTCGATCATCAAACGAAATGAAAAGCAACTCGAAAAAACGCTTTGGACGGACAATGCAGAAGGCGATACGATCACTCTTCTCGAAAATTTTGATGAACGGGATGAAGCAAACCGGGTGGTCAATCACATCAACAATTTGAAGCTTCGCCACGGCTATCAAAACAATCATTTCGCGATCCTTTACCGAACAAACTATCAATCCAGAATTTTTGAGGAATCGCTCCGCCGGAAAGGAATTGCTTACCAGTTGGTGGGCGGACTTTCATTCTATCAGCGAAAAGAAATCAAGGATGTTTTGTCTTATCTCACCTTGTTGGTAAATCCCGAAGATGAACAGGCATTACTTCGAATTATCAATGAACCGAGCCGTGGAATCGGAAACAAAACGCTGAATGATATTTTGAAAAAAGCCAGAAATGAGCGGCGGAAAATCTGGAATATCATTCAAAATGTGGAGGAAGCTGATCTTTACAAACCTGCAAAAGTTAAAATTGGCGAGTTTGTGGAGATGATTAATAACCTGCGCCGGGAGCTCGAGACAGGCACTTCTATTTTGGAAGTGACAAAAAAAATCCTGGAACAAAGCGGTTATATGAAGGCTTTGGTTGAGGAAAACAGTGCGCAATCCCTGTCCCGCCGGGATAACGTTCTCGAACTTCAGAATGCCATCGCTTACTATCAACAGAATAATGGCAATCCAAATCTTGCTTCATTTCTCCAGGAGATTAGCTTGATCACGGATACAGATAAATATGATGAAGACAAACCGGCCGTAACTTTGATGACGGTTCACGCTTCCAAAGGGCTGGAATTTCCCGCCGTTTTTATCGTAGGCCTGGAAGAAAATCTTTTCCCAATGGGGGCTCGGGAAGGAGAAGAGGCCAATATTGAAGAAGAACGCCGCCTCTTTTATGTGGCAATAACCCGTGCTGAGAAGCATCTGTTTTTCAGCCATAGCAAGATGAGATATCGTTTTGGAGAAGAGCAACGGCAGGCCCGCTCACGATTTCTGGATGAGGTAGATCCCGGGATTGTGAGAACAGAGTCCGGTGCCACCATTAAGCAAAAGAACCGGGATGATTTTTCACCAAATAATTCATCGTCATCCGACCAAAAAATTGAATACGACTGGAAACAGCCGCTCCAATCAAAGAACTCTTCATCATCAACCAGTGATTATCAATATGAGTATGATGATGATCCTTTTCATGCCGGTGCCCATGTGATGCATCCAACGTTTGGCCCCGGCAAAATTATTCGCCGAAGCGGAACAGGAAAAGACTCAAGAGTTGTTGTATTTTTCAAAAACAGGGGACAAAAAACCCTGATGCTTCGCGCTGCCAAATTACAAGTCCTCAATCATTAG
- a CDS encoding glycerate kinase type-2 family protein: MNQKKQTVQFFKSILKNVNPKEFLPEIVHWDKKSRTLSIHDEKFSLGGHQKAYVIGSGKASPTMAIAMENILADDLEKGFIIAPPDTETSPSKIEMMEGSHPLPDENSVKATKKLISLIEEIPDDSVVINLLSGGTSALMCYPAKGLSIEDFQKTYKILLESGADIHEVNTVRKALSEVKGGRLLSYFNKVTLIDLVISDVPNDELASIGSGPTTPQEISFDKAFKVLKKYMIWNDLPHDVRNHLANKMDEEARNGGSSQTEDIPNHKQWIVSSASKVAQKTKSMLEEQGYKTTLIEPAWSGLVDEFEKHILEHLQNDLIKKSGKNAAVFYGESTVKVTGDGLGGRNQEIALRMAKKLKDYDEPVIFLSAGTDGIDGPTDAAGAVVDQNTFEEAESGGINPNEYIEKNDSYHFFEKFGGHIKTGPTGNNVMDIQLLLIDEN; encoded by the coding sequence ATGAATCAGAAAAAACAGACGGTTCAATTTTTTAAATCCATTTTGAAGAATGTCAATCCCAAAGAATTTCTCCCTGAAATCGTACACTGGGATAAGAAAAGCAGAACACTCTCTATACATGATGAAAAGTTTAGCCTTGGCGGACACCAAAAAGCCTATGTAATCGGATCAGGAAAAGCTTCTCCAACCATGGCTATTGCGATGGAAAATATCCTGGCGGACGATCTCGAAAAAGGCTTTATCATTGCTCCGCCAGATACGGAAACCTCTCCTTCAAAAATTGAAATGATGGAAGGTTCCCATCCTCTTCCGGATGAAAACAGTGTAAAAGCAACCAAAAAATTGATTTCACTGATTGAAGAAATTCCAGACGATTCAGTCGTGATTAATCTATTGTCGGGAGGAACTTCAGCGCTGATGTGCTATCCGGCAAAAGGGTTAAGCATTGAAGATTTTCAGAAAACGTACAAGATTCTTTTGGAATCCGGAGCCGATATTCACGAAGTCAATACGGTTCGGAAAGCTCTTTCTGAAGTTAAAGGCGGCCGGCTTTTATCCTATTTTAATAAGGTAACTTTGATCGATCTGGTTATTTCAGACGTACCGAATGATGAACTGGCGTCCATAGGCAGCGGTCCCACCACTCCCCAGGAGATTTCGTTCGATAAAGCATTTAAAGTGCTGAAAAAGTATATGATCTGGAATGATCTGCCACATGATGTAAGAAATCATCTCGCAAATAAAATGGATGAAGAAGCCAGAAATGGAGGTTCTTCTCAAACAGAAGATATCCCCAATCATAAACAATGGATTGTGTCTTCCGCATCAAAAGTAGCTCAGAAAACGAAATCCATGCTTGAGGAGCAAGGTTACAAAACAACGCTGATTGAACCGGCCTGGTCTGGCTTAGTGGATGAGTTTGAAAAACATATTTTGGAGCATCTTCAAAATGACTTGATCAAAAAATCAGGAAAAAATGCGGCTGTCTTTTATGGAGAAAGTACAGTTAAAGTGACCGGAGATGGCTTGGGTGGACGTAACCAGGAAATCGCTTTACGAATGGCGAAGAAGTTGAAAGATTATGATGAACCTGTCATTTTCTTAAGTGCAGGAACAGACGGAATAGATGGCCCAACCGATGCCGCCGGTGCTGTGGTGGACCAGAACACTTTTGAGGAAGCCGAATCCGGGGGAATCAATCCAAATGAATATATCGAGAAGAACGACAGCTATCACTTTTTTGAAAAGTTTGGCGGACATATCAAAACCGGCCCTACCGGAAATAATGTGATGGATATTCAGCTTTTGTTGATTGATGAAAACTAA
- a CDS encoding TonB-dependent receptor plug domain-containing protein has protein sequence MSKKFLTLIIGVFLCTSSLYAQTNSQVADTTLNLDEIVIQASKISVSPRETTRPVLIIGRKEIEQSSGSNVAQLLHQHSGIRVNNSMGSPANNQDLFLQGASSSYALILLDGIAVNDPSGVGGAIDLRLLPLHNVERIEVLKGNQSTLYGSDALAGVINIITKESAANIFQPSAMFEYGAYNSLKAAGEVSGSVEELLDYSVGYNYQSSDGISAAATPEGSESFQDDGYDQNSFYANVTVKPVEGLAIKPFIKYSDFEGDYDADAFMDAPNSFSNNMLNPGVQAIFETGRFRVNSTYMISETERVFSSQYGESSYEGKFQNFDTFLNYRFSPYIHAMAGINWQEGLIPEDEVNDISEVSTSFTSPYATVFLDAGNGLRAEAGFRVNIHSEYGNNSTYSFSPSYQISDNFKVFASYGTGFKAPSLDQLFGQFGANPDLEPEESRSIQVGFETYLAEQTVKIETHYFDREIENLIAYAAAGYINRDLEETSGIELSINWLATSNLTVGGFYNYLEGESITLDDAGDEQSSSDLIRLPKNSFGLNAAYQFGNGLTVKIDGEFADERTDLFFNPANGYASEEVTLDSYVLANLYAEYAILDQSLTIYTTVRNLFDTDFTEVYGYNTMGIHAKAGVRFSL, from the coding sequence ATGAGCAAAAAATTCTTAACACTCATAATTGGGGTATTTTTGTGCACCTCATCACTTTATGCACAAACCAATTCTCAGGTTGCAGATACTACGCTAAATCTTGACGAGATTGTTATCCAGGCTTCAAAAATTTCCGTTTCACCAAGAGAAACAACACGTCCGGTTCTGATTATCGGCCGGAAAGAAATTGAACAAAGTTCGGGAAGCAATGTAGCACAGCTTTTACATCAGCACAGCGGAATTCGTGTAAACAATTCAATGGGTTCTCCGGCCAATAACCAGGATCTTTTTCTGCAAGGGGCGAGTTCATCCTATGCATTAATTTTGTTGGATGGCATTGCTGTAAACGATCCATCCGGAGTTGGCGGAGCAATTGACTTACGATTACTTCCTTTGCACAATGTTGAACGAATCGAAGTTCTGAAAGGAAACCAATCTACACTTTATGGTTCTGACGCACTTGCCGGAGTTATTAATATTATCACCAAAGAAAGTGCTGCAAATATTTTTCAACCGTCTGCAATGTTTGAATACGGCGCTTACAACTCTTTGAAAGCCGCCGGTGAAGTTAGCGGATCCGTAGAGGAACTTCTGGATTATTCTGTAGGATATAATTATCAGTCCAGTGATGGTATTAGCGCTGCAGCTACCCCGGAAGGCTCGGAATCATTCCAGGATGATGGATATGATCAAAATTCTTTTTATGCAAATGTAACTGTAAAACCTGTAGAAGGGCTGGCGATTAAACCGTTCATAAAATACTCTGATTTTGAAGGTGATTATGATGCGGACGCTTTTATGGATGCACCCAATTCATTTTCAAACAATATGTTGAATCCCGGCGTCCAGGCTATATTCGAAACAGGGCGGTTCAGAGTAAATTCAACATATATGATTTCGGAAACAGAGCGAGTATTTTCAAGTCAATATGGGGAATCATCTTATGAAGGTAAATTTCAAAATTTTGATACATTCTTAAATTACCGGTTTAGTCCGTATATCCATGCGATGGCAGGTATTAACTGGCAGGAAGGTCTCATTCCTGAGGATGAAGTAAATGATATTTCTGAAGTTTCCACATCGTTTACAAGTCCATACGCTACAGTGTTTCTTGATGCCGGAAACGGACTCCGGGCCGAAGCAGGTTTCCGGGTAAATATCCATTCTGAGTATGGTAATAATTCTACCTACAGTTTTTCTCCTTCCTACCAGATTTCTGATAACTTCAAAGTTTTTGCTTCCTATGGAACCGGGTTTAAAGCCCCGTCTTTGGATCAGCTTTTCGGGCAGTTCGGAGCCAATCCTGACCTTGAACCAGAGGAAAGCCGAAGTATTCAGGTTGGATTTGAAACGTATTTAGCTGAACAAACTGTGAAAATTGAAACTCACTATTTTGACCGCGAAATCGAGAACTTAATTGCATATGCTGCTGCGGGTTATATAAATCGCGATCTCGAAGAGACCAGCGGAATTGAGTTGAGTATCAATTGGCTGGCAACAAGTAATCTTACCGTTGGCGGTTTCTACAACTACCTGGAAGGGGAAAGTATTACTTTAGACGATGCCGGTGATGAACAATCCAGCAGTGATTTGATAAGGCTTCCGAAAAACAGTTTCGGGCTGAATGCTGCCTACCAATTTGGAAACGGTTTAACCGTTAAAATAGACGGTGAGTTTGCAGATGAACGAACCGATTTGTTTTTCAATCCAGCCAATGGCTATGCTTCCGAAGAAGTAACGTTGGATTCGTATGTTCTTGCCAACCTTTATGCAGAATATGCAATTCTTGATCAGTCATTGACGATTTACACGACCGTTAGAAATCTTTTTGATACAGATTTTACCGAGGTTTACGGATATAACACGATGGGAATTCACGCAAAAGCCGGGGTTCGGTTTAGTTTATAA
- a CDS encoding adenine nucleotide alpha hydrolase, translating to METDSQKYKTILSWSGGKDSSIALQRLLENDQVSVERLLVSINSFTNRVSMHGVRKELIQKQSDVLGIPVTFLNLPENPSMEDYNSILQEQMIQLKKEGFTHSAFGDIFLEDLRKYREKQLDEIGMKALFPIWEEDTTQLAQTFIADGFKAIFACVNENLSVSRYAGEVFSNQFLENIPEDVDPCGENGEFHTFVFDGPIFPKPVPYKKGDIVDKKYPSPEGDGEMVFRFCDLMAV from the coding sequence TTGGAAACGGACTCGCAAAAGTACAAAACAATTCTAAGCTGGAGTGGAGGAAAAGACAGCTCTATCGCTCTTCAGAGACTGTTGGAAAACGATCAGGTTTCTGTTGAAAGATTACTTGTTTCTATAAACTCATTCACAAACCGTGTGTCTATGCACGGCGTTCGAAAAGAACTGATCCAAAAGCAGTCCGATGTTCTTGGAATTCCTGTTACGTTTCTGAATCTTCCCGAAAATCCTTCGATGGAAGACTACAATTCAATTCTTCAAGAGCAGATGATTCAACTGAAGAAAGAGGGCTTTACCCATTCTGCTTTTGGTGACATTTTTCTTGAGGATTTACGTAAATACAGGGAAAAACAGCTCGACGAGATTGGGATGAAGGCACTTTTTCCGATTTGGGAAGAAGATACAACTCAACTTGCCCAGACATTTATTGCCGATGGTTTCAAAGCAATCTTTGCCTGTGTGAATGAGAATCTGTCCGTCTCGAGATATGCTGGTGAAGTATTTTCGAATCAATTTTTAGAGAACATTCCTGAGGATGTGGATCCATGCGGTGAAAATGGAGAGTTTCACACGTTTGTTTTTGACGGGCCGATTTTCCCCAAACCTGTTCCTTACAAAAAAGGAGACATAGTAGATAAAAAATATCCTTCACCCGAAGGTGATGGAGAGATGGTATTTCGCTTTTGTGATTTGATGGCTGTCTAA
- a CDS encoding type II toxin-antitoxin system VapC family toxin, whose amino-acid sequence MILLDTHIWLWWLLGDGNLSPKERKALDSKALEKNLCISWVSIWETEMLERKQRISLQPDFQTWIREATNPDFISFLPVDIDVVLTQRILPNSFHADPADRLITATAIISDFALATHDNRILESGVCEIWKA is encoded by the coding sequence TTGATTCTTCTCGACACACATATTTGGCTTTGGTGGCTATTGGGCGACGGAAATTTATCGCCTAAAGAGCGAAAAGCTCTGGACTCAAAAGCTTTGGAGAAAAACCTTTGCATATCCTGGGTTTCAATTTGGGAAACTGAGATGCTGGAACGAAAGCAACGAATTTCCCTCCAACCCGATTTTCAAACCTGGATTCGTGAAGCAACCAATCCTGATTTTATTTCCTTTCTTCCTGTGGATATTGATGTAGTACTCACACAACGCATCCTGCCCAATTCTTTCCATGCCGATCCTGCCGACAGATTAATCACGGCCACAGCAATAATTTCTGACTTTGCACTCGCCACACATGATAACAGGATTTTGGAATCCGGTGTGTGTGAAATTTGGAAAGCTTAG